In Candidatus Kaelpia aquatica, the DNA window CACTTTTTAAATTCATGCTCAGCCAAAAGGAATTCCCCCTCTTCCACAAATATCCTTCCTAGCTCTAAATTCTTTTCAACTTCACTATTACCTAATTCAGGATTTTCTTCTCCAAAAACAGGTAGAGAGTAACACACAATGAACAACATAATAACTACTGTATATATAGATATAATTTTCCCCATCATTCACCTCCTATTACAATTATTTTAAAACAAAAACTTTAAAAAATAAACATATAGTTTCCATAAAAAACATTAAAAATCCCGCTTAAATAAAACCAATAAAGATAATCTCTTATTAATATTCCAAAATCTATCTTAGATAATCCATCTTTTGCCTTTCGCCTTCAAGATATTATTCTATGAAACAACCACTGTGAGCAAGTAATTTATCAATTTATAACTGCTGTACCACCCATATAAGGACTTAAAGCGCTAGGTATTGAAAAAGAACCATCTTTCTGCTGATAGGTTTCAAGTAAACATATAATGACTCTGGCAAACGCAAGGCCAGATCCATTAAGAGTATGAGGATACACCATACTACCGTCTCTTCTTTTCAACTTAATATTAGAGCGTCTAGCCTGAAAATCAGTGAAATTAGAGCAGCTCGACACCTCAAGCCAACGTTCTAACCCAGGAGCCCAGGCCTCTAAATCATAACATTTAGAAGCTGCGAAAGAAAGATCCCCGGTTGATAATACTACAACCCTGTACTTTAACCCTAAAAGCTGCAATACCTCCTCAGCATCTTTAGTTAGTTTCTCATGTTCATCCCAAGAAGATTCAGGAGTAGTAATCTTTACCATCTCAACCTTATCAAACTGATGTACTCTAATTAAACCTTTAGTATCTTTACCATAAGACCCTGCCTCTTTTCTAAAACAAGGAGTATAGGCCGTATAATATATAGGTAGAGCGTCTTCGCCTAAGGTCTCTCCTCTATGTATATTTGTTACAGGGACCTCAGCCGTAGGAATTAAGAAATAGTCTTCGCCTTCTAGCTTATACATATCATCTTCAAGCTTAGGTAACTGTCCTGTAGCAGTCATACTATCTCTATTAACAAGCAGAGGTGGCCAAACTTCACGATAAAGATGTTTTTCAGTATGCAAATCCAACATGAAGTTCATCAATACTCTAACTAATTTAGCACCCAAACCTTTAAATAGAATAAAATTAGAACCTGTTATCTTGGTAGCTCGAGAGAAATCTATAATATCAAGATTTTCTCCAATCTCAACATGGGTTAAGGGCTTAAAATCAAACTTTTTACTTTCTCCCCACTCTCTAACTACTTTATTAGATGAAGCATCCGGTCCAACTGGAACTGAATCATGAGGAATATTAGGGATATTCAATAGTAGTTCTTGCACCTCTTCTTCGATTTCTCTTAATTCCTGCTCTTTAAAACCTATCTTATCAGAGAGCTCTTTTAGCTCTTTTAATTTACCATCTATACTTTTGCCTTCTTTTTTTAATTTCGGAATCTGTTTATTCTCCTTATTATGTTTATGTCTTAAATCATCAACCTCTTTTATGATCGCTCTTCTTCTCTCATCTAATTCCAAAAGATTGTTTATATCTAATTCCATGTTGCGATTTTTCAAAGACTCTCTTATTAAATCGCTATTTTCACGAATGAATTTTAAATCTAGCATGCAACCTCCTTTTTTTCAAATCTATATCTACCCTTTAATAACACCTAAGGGTCTCATCTTGCAAACTTTCTTTGATATTCCAGCCGAGACAACAACATTAACAACTTGATCTATATCTTTATATGCATCAGGCATCTCTTCAAGTAAGGTCTTCTTACCTCGAGACAGAACAAATATTCCTCTATCTTTAAGCTCTTTACTAATAGACCTATTTCTACCTTTTTTAATCGCTTCTGTTCTAGACATAACCCTGCCTGCTCCATGGCAGGTTGAACCAAAACTCTCTTTCATTGCACGTTCAGTTCCAAGCAAGAGATAGGAGGCTGTACCCATATCTCCGGGTATGATTACAGGCTGACCTATATCTTTATAATCTTCCGGTATCTCAGCATGATTAGGTCCGAATGCACGTGTCGCACCTTTCCTGTGAACACATAATGTCTTCTCCTCTCCATCTACAATATGTTTTTCAAATTTTGCAATATTGTGAGCAACATCATATACTAAATTGAGCCCTAAAGAACTCCGACTTTGATTAAAATATTTTTCAAAAACAGCCCTTATTAAATGAGTAATATATTGCCGATTAGCCCAAGCATAGTTAGCAGCACACCTCATAGCCCCGATATAATCTTTAGCTTCGCTAGAATTAATTGGAGCAGAAGCAAGTTGTCTATCTGGAATATTTATATTATATTTGCTAACTGCCTTAACCATAGTTTTTAAATAATCATCGCAAACCTGGTAACCAAAACCACGAGAACCAGTATGAATCATTATTGTGATAGCACCTTTCTTTAGCCCCAGGCTATCAGCAGAAGGCTCGTCATATATTTCAGCTATCACCTGAATCTCTAAGAAATGATTTCCGGAACCAAGGGTTCCGCACTGGTCTCTACCTCTCTCGTATGCCCTATCGCTCACTTTATCAGGATCTGCTCCATCTATCTGACCGTTCTCTTCGCAATATGTTAGATCTTCCTTTACCCCGAATCCTCTCTCAACAGCCCATCTTGCACCCTTTATTAAAAGATTTCTCTCCTCCTTTTTGGACAATACAAGATCACCTTTTGAGCCAACTCCTGCAGGAACAGAAGAATAGATAGATGAAACCAGGTTAGTAATTTCTTTTTTAATATCTTCATACTCTAAATTTGAACGCAAAAGTCTTAAGCCGCAATTAATATCATACCCAACTCCGCCAGGTGAAATAACACCGCCATTATCAGGATCGGTTGCTGCAACTCCTCCTATTGGAAAACCATACCCCCAGTGAATATCGGGCATAGCCAGAGAGTATTTTACTATTCCTGGGAGATGTGCAACGTTGGCAACCTGCTTAAAAGCTTGACCGTCTATAGCTTTATTAAACATATCCTCAGTAGCATAGACTATTCCTGGAACCCTCATACCTTCCTGATAATCTCTAGGTATACGCCACCTATAATTATCTACTCTTTCTATCTGAGAAGTTATCATTGTAAAAACTTATTTAAAAACAGCTCCTGTAGACGCAGAGCTAACCAGTTTAGCATAGCGAGAGAGCCAACCTTCTTTCACTTTTAGTTCTGGGCTACGCCATTTCTTTTTTCTCTCTTTTAGCTCTTTATCCGAGATCAAAAGGTTTAACTTGCCTTTAGGAATATCGATCTCAATGACATCACCCTCCTGAATTAAAGCAATAGCGCCACCCTCCTGGGCCTCTGGAGAGACATGTCCGATGCAAGGTCCACGAGTACCTCCTGAGAACCTGCCATCAGTTATCAAGGCAACATCATTGGCTAAACCCATACCATATACAGCTGAAGTCGGAGCTAACATCTCACGCATGCCGGGACCACCCTTAGGCCCTTCATATCTTATAACAACCACCGAACCTTTCTTTATCTTGCCATCTAAAATAGCCTTATTTGCAGCCTCTTCAGAATTAAACACCCTGGCCTTACCTTTAAACTTAAGCATCTCCTTAGATACAGCCGCCTGTTTAACAACTGCACCGTCTTGTGCAATATTACCTTTTAATATCGCAATACCACCCTCTTTAGAGTAAGCCTTTGCTATTGGCCGTATAATATCATCATCGAATATCTCTGCATTATCTAAAATCTTATGCACCGTATAGCCTGAGGTAGTAATATTGTTTTGAATCGACTTTTTAAGCCTCTTAAGAACAGCCGGTATACCACCTGCTCTATGTAGATCCTCCATCATGTAATCTCCAGCTGGCCTAAGCTTACAAATATTAGGGGTCTTCTTACTTATTTGATCAAATCTATCCAATGACAATTCCACTCCTGCTTCATGGGCAATAGCTTTAAGATGCAGAACCGTATTCGTTGAGCCGCCTAAAGCCATATCAACTGCTATAGCATTATCAAACGACTTACTATTCATTATATCTCTTGGTCTTATATTTTTTCTTACAAGCTCTATAACTCTTTCGCCGCTATCTCTTGCAATTCTTACTGCTTCAGCAGATACAGCTGGAGAGGTAGCACAGAAAGAAAGGCTCATTCCTAAAGCCTCCGTTAAACAAGCCATCGTATTTGCTGTATACATTCCCTGACATGAGCCAGCTCCAGGACAAGCACGGCACTCTAGCTCGGTAAGTTCATCTTTAGGCATATTACCTGCTTTATATTGACCTATAGCTTCAAAAGTATCACGAACTAAAGAGAGTCTCTTACCTTTATAATTACCGGCAAGCATAGGCCCAGCCGTCACAACAATCGCAGGTATATTAATTCTGGCAATAGCCATTAGCATACCCGGAGTAATCTTGTCACAATTAGTGAGGCAGATCAGGCCGTCAAGCTGATGAGCATTAGTAGTGCTTTCAATCATATCTGCTATCAATTCACGTGATGGTAAAGAATATTTCATACCGCTATGCCCCATTGCAATTCCATCACAGATACCAGGCACGCTAAAATAAAAACCTACGCCGCCTCCAGAGAATACACCCTGCTCAATTGCACGCTCTAAGACACGCATATTAACATGCCCTGGCACAAGATCGGTAAAACTTGAAACCATTCCTATGAAAGGTTTCCTCCAGGCAGTTTTAGATATTCCTGTTGCATAGAGTAATGCTCTATGTGGAGCTCTTTCCACACCTTTTTTTATTTTATCACTACGCATTCTTGCCTCCTTTTATAAATTTATTATCTAAAAACAATAACAGCTCTAAAGTTATGGATAACAAAAACAGTTTAATAAATTACAAATAAATTAAAGGTATACTCTATCTTTAACCTTACCTAAACCACATAAAACTTCATAGGGAATCGTATTAGACAACTCCGCTAACTCTTCAATTCTTATCTCTTCAGTTCCCTGTTTTCCTGTAATTACAACCTCATCACCTATTTGAGCATCTTCAATATCCCTTAAATCAACCATTGTCTGATCCATGGAAACTCTACCTAAAAT includes these proteins:
- the serS gene encoding serine--tRNA ligase — its product is MLDLKFIRENSDLIRESLKNRNMELDINNLLELDERRRAIIKEVDDLRHKHNKENKQIPKLKKEGKSIDGKLKELKELSDKIGFKEQELREIEEEVQELLLNIPNIPHDSVPVGPDASSNKVVREWGESKKFDFKPLTHVEIGENLDIIDFSRATKITGSNFILFKGLGAKLVRVLMNFMLDLHTEKHLYREVWPPLLVNRDSMTATGQLPKLEDDMYKLEGEDYFLIPTAEVPVTNIHRGETLGEDALPIYYTAYTPCFRKEAGSYGKDTKGLIRVHQFDKVEMVKITTPESSWDEHEKLTKDAEEVLQLLGLKYRVVVLSTGDLSFAASKCYDLEAWAPGLERWLEVSSCSNFTDFQARRSNIKLKRRDGSMVYPHTLNGSGLAFARVIICLLETYQQKDGSFSIPSALSPYMGGTAVIN
- the ilvD gene encoding dihydroxy-acid dehydratase, with product MRSDKIKKGVERAPHRALLYATGISKTAWRKPFIGMVSSFTDLVPGHVNMRVLERAIEQGVFSGGGVGFYFSVPGICDGIAMGHSGMKYSLPSRELIADMIESTTNAHQLDGLICLTNCDKITPGMLMAIARINIPAIVVTAGPMLAGNYKGKRLSLVRDTFEAIGQYKAGNMPKDELTELECRACPGAGSCQGMYTANTMACLTEALGMSLSFCATSPAVSAEAVRIARDSGERVIELVRKNIRPRDIMNSKSFDNAIAVDMALGGSTNTVLHLKAIAHEAGVELSLDRFDQISKKTPNICKLRPAGDYMMEDLHRAGGIPAVLKRLKKSIQNNITTSGYTVHKILDNAEIFDDDIIRPIAKAYSKEGGIAILKGNIAQDGAVVKQAAVSKEMLKFKGKARVFNSEEAANKAILDGKIKKGSVVVIRYEGPKGGPGMREMLAPTSAVYGMGLANDVALITDGRFSGGTRGPCIGHVSPEAQEGGAIALIQEGDVIEIDIPKGKLNLLISDKELKERKKKWRSPELKVKEGWLSRYAKLVSSASTGAVFK
- a CDS encoding RtcB family protein gives rise to the protein MITSQIERVDNYRWRIPRDYQEGMRVPGIVYATEDMFNKAIDGQAFKQVANVAHLPGIVKYSLAMPDIHWGYGFPIGGVAATDPDNGGVISPGGVGYDINCGLRLLRSNLEYEDIKKEITNLVSSIYSSVPAGVGSKGDLVLSKKEERNLLIKGARWAVERGFGVKEDLTYCEENGQIDGADPDKVSDRAYERGRDQCGTLGSGNHFLEIQVIAEIYDEPSADSLGLKKGAITIMIHTGSRGFGYQVCDDYLKTMVKAVSKYNINIPDRQLASAPINSSEAKDYIGAMRCAANYAWANRQYITHLIRAVFEKYFNQSRSSLGLNLVYDVAHNIAKFEKHIVDGEEKTLCVHRKGATRAFGPNHAEIPEDYKDIGQPVIIPGDMGTASYLLLGTERAMKESFGSTCHGAGRVMSRTEAIKKGRNRSISKELKDRGIFVLSRGKKTLLEEMPDAYKDIDQVVNVVVSAGISKKVCKMRPLGVIKG